One Peribacillus simplex NBRC 15720 = DSM 1321 genomic region harbors:
- a CDS encoding glycosyltransferase, with protein sequence MKATMFFLIGSLDVQRGGLTKASLAQANTFAEMGYETHILTFNFDTRYERIREKLIELGQLNEKVKVLNLYEELCGSEEDSTITQVTPETGYLDPHVGHNAFRVYENGLYTKYKKFHKDGLLDFIDYFNEHRYRIKKEVYDEFGLIRKVSFMDFASNKPRQMIFYNSSSQAYLSKWVNPENGKAIRVNWHEKNGDIKVIYSNDDQLKLDWIERVIKDVDNPVLVADARKTDLLMINVKNKNAAKIWRLHSSHLTAPWESDSDIASTVQTGIDHLDTLDAALVLTEQQKIDIENRFGKRTNLHVIPHAMKTNIKTGWFGRHGLVKEERLAVVISRYSAIKNLDHIIKAFEIVVKKVPDAKLEFWGEGTEKDKLQKIINNANLTNHIKLNGYTQEPSKIYQSALFSILASKTEGFSLSVLESMSNATAVVSYDIRYGPNELIDDGENGVLVQKNNIDKLAEAMISMFNHPNTTIKMGKAALKKVERKFNQEIYANSWEHVVRVAIENRQLKNKNRQLVKQE encoded by the coding sequence ATGAAAGCAACAATGTTTTTTCTAATAGGTTCTTTGGATGTGCAGCGCGGTGGGTTAACGAAGGCTTCGTTAGCTCAAGCCAATACATTTGCAGAAATGGGCTATGAAACGCATATACTCACATTCAATTTTGATACTAGATACGAAAGAATTCGAGAAAAATTAATAGAGCTTGGACAACTAAACGAAAAAGTTAAAGTTTTAAATCTCTATGAAGAGCTTTGTGGAAGTGAAGAAGATTCAACAATTACACAAGTTACGCCTGAAACCGGATATTTAGATCCCCACGTTGGACATAATGCTTTTAGAGTATACGAAAATGGACTTTACACTAAATATAAAAAGTTTCATAAAGACGGCCTTTTAGACTTCATTGATTATTTTAATGAACATAGATATCGAATCAAAAAAGAAGTGTATGATGAGTTTGGCTTGATAAGAAAAGTTTCTTTTATGGATTTTGCTTCTAATAAACCAAGACAAATGATTTTTTACAATAGCAGCTCTCAAGCTTACTTATCAAAGTGGGTCAATCCCGAAAACGGCAAGGCCATTCGAGTAAATTGGCACGAGAAAAATGGAGATATTAAGGTTATTTATAGCAATGATGATCAACTAAAATTAGATTGGATAGAACGAGTTATAAAAGATGTGGATAACCCAGTATTAGTTGCAGATGCTCGAAAAACTGACTTATTAATGATAAATGTAAAGAATAAGAATGCTGCTAAAATTTGGCGATTACACAGTAGTCACCTTACAGCACCATGGGAATCTGATTCTGATATTGCTTCAACTGTTCAAACAGGTATTGATCATTTGGATACTCTTGATGCTGCTTTAGTTCTTACAGAACAACAAAAGATAGATATTGAAAATAGATTTGGAAAAAGAACGAATTTGCATGTTATTCCTCATGCGATGAAGACAAATATAAAAACTGGATGGTTTGGCCGCCATGGTTTAGTTAAAGAAGAAAGACTAGCAGTGGTTATTAGTAGGTACTCAGCCATTAAAAATTTAGATCATATTATTAAGGCATTTGAAATCGTTGTAAAGAAAGTTCCAGATGCGAAGTTAGAGTTTTGGGGAGAAGGTACTGAAAAAGATAAGCTACAAAAGATAATCAATAATGCTAATCTTACAAATCACATTAAATTAAATGGATACACCCAAGAACCATCTAAAATTTATCAAAGTGCACTTTTCAGTATCTTAGCTTCAAAAACGGAAGGGTTTTCTCTTTCTGTATTAGAGAGCATGTCTAATGCTACAGCTGTAGTGAGTTATGATATAAGATATGGCCCTAATGAATTAATTGACGATGGAGAAAATGGAGTTTTAGTTCAAAAAAATAATATAGATAAGCTAGCAGAAGCGATGATTTCAATGTTCAATCATCCGAATACAACCATAAAGATGGGTAAGGCTGCTCTAAAAAAGGTAGAAAGAAAATTCAACCAAGAAATTTATGCAAATTCTTGGGAACATGTTGTTAGAGTAGCAATTGAAAATCGTCAATTGAAAAATAAAAACAGACAATTAGTCAAACAAGAGTAA
- a CDS encoding IS110 family transposase, translating to MNYNQNHKITQITSETLIVGVDIAKHNHVARAQDFRGLELGKTCFFENTKAGFHSFLDWINQLVKECKLNQVIVGMEPTGHYWLNLAHLLKENNIKFVSVNPLHVKRSKELDDNSPTKNDVKDAKVIAQLVKDGRYAEPTIPQGIYAELRVAKKLRDLLNVDLQVVQGQVHNWLDRYFPEFLTVFKSWEGKAAIHFLKLEALPHQLVNYTDEELLLSLRQVVKRSIGLKKIRALKEAANRSIGIRQGAAMAKLELRALLEKYDFIQVKFEELDHQLDQLLEHIPGVTQMLEVSGIGRDTVAGFFAEVGDLRDYQHPRQIVKLAGLSLKENTSGKHKGQTKITKRGRKKLRALLFRAAMILVAKNKAFKALHIYYTTRSHNPLKKMQSLIALCNKLIRILFSIGKKQFTFQEDKMLKDIPHMATFVVHQTVA from the coding sequence ATGAATTATAACCAAAATCATAAAATCACTCAAATTACTTCTGAAACCTTAATTGTCGGAGTAGATATAGCCAAGCACAATCATGTCGCGAGAGCACAGGATTTTAGAGGATTGGAACTGGGTAAAACGTGTTTCTTTGAAAATACGAAAGCAGGATTTCATTCGTTTCTAGATTGGATTAACCAACTTGTTAAAGAGTGTAAGTTAAATCAAGTGATTGTAGGCATGGAGCCAACCGGTCACTACTGGTTAAATCTAGCTCATCTTCTAAAAGAGAATAATATTAAGTTCGTATCTGTCAATCCACTACATGTTAAACGAAGTAAAGAATTAGACGATAATTCACCTACAAAGAATGACGTGAAAGATGCAAAAGTCATCGCACAATTAGTCAAAGACGGAAGATATGCCGAACCAACAATTCCACAAGGAATTTATGCAGAACTCCGAGTGGCCAAAAAACTTCGCGATCTTCTCAACGTTGACTTACAGGTCGTTCAGGGACAAGTTCATAACTGGCTTGATCGTTACTTTCCCGAATTTTTGACAGTGTTCAAAAGTTGGGAAGGCAAGGCAGCTATTCATTTTCTAAAGCTAGAAGCCTTGCCACATCAACTTGTAAATTATACGGATGAAGAGCTCTTACTTTCCTTAAGACAAGTGGTAAAACGCAGTATAGGCTTAAAGAAGATACGAGCACTCAAAGAAGCAGCCAATCGTTCGATTGGTATTCGTCAAGGGGCAGCTATGGCAAAATTAGAGTTGAGAGCTTTACTAGAGAAGTATGATTTTATTCAAGTGAAATTCGAAGAATTAGATCATCAATTAGATCAGTTATTAGAACATATCCCAGGTGTCACACAGATGTTAGAGGTGTCAGGAATCGGTCGAGATACAGTAGCAGGGTTTTTCGCAGAGGTCGGCGACCTCAGAGACTATCAACATCCTCGCCAAATCGTAAAATTAGCAGGTTTAAGTTTAAAAGAAAACACATCCGGAAAGCACAAAGGACAGACCAAGATTACCAAACGGGGACGAAAGAAATTGAGGGCTCTCTTATTCCGGGCAGCCATGATACTGGTGGCAAAGAACAAGGCTTTTAAAGCTCTTCATATATATTACACAACACGTTCTCACAATCCCTTAAAGAAAATGCAATCTCTGATAGCCTTGTGTAACAAGCTTATTCGAATTCTGTTTTCAATCGGTAAAAAACAATTTACGTTTCAAGAAGACAAGATGTTAAAGGATATCCCTCATATGGCAACATTTGTAGTACATCAAACAGTCGCATAG
- a CDS encoding DUF2089 domain-containing protein has protein sequence MAYKVITECPVCSKTLKITKLQCSHCHTTIENEFELSKLASLSKDQLHFVEVFLTCRGNIKEVEKELGISYPTVRGKLTDIISSLGYVQKKKNEVDEKKIVTMLENGEITPEEAIKLLKEE, from the coding sequence ATGGCTTATAAAGTAATCACAGAGTGTCCTGTCTGCAGTAAAACATTGAAAATTACAAAGTTGCAGTGCTCTCATTGTCACACTACGATTGAAAATGAGTTTGAATTATCTAAGCTGGCATCCTTATCAAAGGATCAGCTTCATTTTGTGGAAGTATTTTTAACATGCAGGGGGAATATCAAAGAAGTTGAAAAGGAGCTGGGCATTTCGTATCCCACTGTTCGAGGCAAGCTAACAGACATCATTTCATCTCTTGGATATGTGCAGAAGAAGAAAAATGAAGTAGACGAGAAAAAAATTGTCACCATGTTGGAAAATGGCGAAATCACACCAGAAGAAGCCATTAAGCTCTTAAAAGAGGAATAG
- a CDS encoding SHOCT-like domain-containing protein, with protein sequence MKEEITRVLTMVQEGKIDADKGSELIQILKEKEETGNKLLEKPTKYLDKTLKVRVVSAENDNVTVNLPIKLVKAVLVAGHSIAASIPQSEKYVKDIDISLIIEAIENELDGQIVDIKSANGDTVSVIID encoded by the coding sequence ATGAAAGAGGAAATTACAAGAGTGTTAACAATGGTTCAAGAAGGGAAGATTGATGCAGATAAGGGATCAGAACTGATTCAAATATTAAAAGAGAAAGAAGAAACAGGTAATAAGCTTCTTGAAAAACCGACTAAATATTTAGATAAAACATTAAAAGTTCGTGTTGTATCAGCCGAAAATGATAACGTTACGGTCAATTTGCCTATAAAACTTGTCAAGGCAGTATTAGTGGCTGGACATAGCATCGCAGCGAGTATCCCTCAATCGGAAAAATACGTTAAAGATATAGACATAAGCCTTATTATTGAAGCAATCGAAAACGAATTAGATGGCCAAATTGTTGATATTAAATCGGCAAACGGGGATACCGTTTCGGTCATCATTGATTAG